One genomic window of Tenacibaculum tangerinum includes the following:
- a CDS encoding translocation/assembly module TamB domain-containing protein: protein MENKPKKEKRKYRWLRRILRVILGLLLIIFLSLLFLKSQWGQSFIVDKISDYIAKKTDAKIDIDRLFITFDGNLQLENFFLKDQKGDTLVFSKSLEADLELWKIIKNGEIGVEMLHWKGLQANITRKDKVKGYNFQFLIDAFTTKDTIVVAQDTISKSPPKVNIGKLRFSDINIVFKDDVIGIDSEIYVGEFATRFKTTDIEKMVFKASDMVLSDSRVKLIKNKKGQNDEKEESPKTTILPKFSAESIVLTNTELYYQSQPDKISTALNFSDFQIIQPNLNLQDKEITINDILLKDSQFNVETSATTKDSSTTSKAENPQPFTWPEITLNIAKIDFSNNQFSYRVANTISKAPSFDVNNIKLSDLSLNLTDLLFKEKKASLALNKFRFNEASGLNLKQFGVSLDMDDNHLHLNNLKLQMNNNVIEGKAGVKYPSVSAFLQVPEKAMYKLSVPVIRLDIEEVLALQPKLKNNDYLKTLSEKPLSGQLEVSGDLLRMHVENTQLNWGENTRITASATIENMIRPKELEFTIPSLQISSTRSDFLQFADEKKLNIRFPDSISLKANAKGTLNNVVTEATLTTTQGIVNATAKLSNQNTFRYDASLTTHNVELGTLFNNPQIGALDLSLKSSGSGKNINNLNVFLDTNISKLTLNNYSIKDLAINGKIKRGKGKITSTYKDKNLNFTLDSFVVLDSIAPKIKAELNLIGANLQRLGLMQRDVKTAMKIHANFKGNVNAFDATTKITDGTIVYDNNTYILDDFNARAHTTKDTTSVLVRNKMLNLDLKSNSNPQAFTKALKRHILSYFYRDVEVLDSVKNPVKLQLEGKLSQSPVLKDVFFVNAKDLDTISVFINFDEKARRFKTNITAPHIQYGNNSLDSLVFAMDTNPKDFKFNLGIKGVTSGVFEIPTTKITGEQNNHELALKFLAYTEEAKLTEINAQITGNRKRLALNINPDNLTINKNKWTIPKNNEIVLSNEQLSFHNFKISKGKQSIELTNQLPNITKPHSAITFEKFQLSELLDYFNPKIQLATGALNGSFVLENTSSGTGIVADVGITNFKLLNTNLGEFNLSGNPRSENHYTFNAGLKKGDVDLDLTGDYFIKKKASELDIDVNINTFKMKALNSLSLGKIKEGNGQFSGKFKISGTTSAPKYEGTLAFSDAGFTLTAFNTPFTMEDETLSIDNSGIAMTNFTLKDANSNTLVLSGKIGTESFMNPTFDLTLKATDFQVLNASKKDNNTLYGTAFFDANATLSGDLQIPKLRADITVDERTNLTYVLPSTVANIEERDGVVVFVNRENPDAILTQTTEETATVKGFDIATALKLNRGAAATVIINKDTGDNFKVAGEGDLNLKMSPNGAINLSGVYEASQGHYELNLYNIVKRKFLMSPGSRVTWLGDPFGAKLDVSAIYNVEASASGLMASRVSSAGSSVQNTYKTVLPFNVFLNIDGELLRPKISFGLDMPEEEHGALGGQIYARVQELNQQKAELNQQVFSLLLFNRFYSNSVSDGSAGGFETLARNNVNDAISQQLNRFSEKLLGKSGIELDFGIDSYTDYQGNTATERTQLDIAVEKKLLDDRLIVRVGSEVDIQGSDPSGEATPLIGNVSLEYMLSEDGTYRLKGFRKNEFENVIDGQTIVSGIGLLFTKEFNQFKELWNSLFKSKKEKNANTKQ from the coding sequence ATGGAAAACAAACCAAAAAAAGAGAAAAGAAAATACCGTTGGTTAAGACGTATTTTAAGAGTAATCTTGGGATTACTTCTCATCATTTTTCTAAGTCTTTTATTTCTGAAAAGTCAATGGGGGCAAAGTTTCATTGTTGATAAGATTAGTGACTATATTGCTAAAAAAACAGATGCCAAAATTGATATTGACCGATTGTTTATCACTTTTGATGGCAATTTACAGTTGGAAAACTTCTTCTTGAAAGACCAAAAAGGCGATACACTTGTGTTTTCAAAATCCTTGGAAGCCGATTTAGAATTATGGAAAATAATAAAAAACGGCGAAATAGGTGTTGAGATGTTGCATTGGAAAGGTTTACAGGCGAACATTACTAGAAAAGACAAGGTGAAAGGGTACAATTTTCAATTTTTAATTGATGCTTTTACAACAAAAGATACTATCGTAGTTGCGCAAGACACGATTTCTAAAAGCCCTCCTAAGGTAAACATTGGTAAATTACGATTTTCAGATATAAACATTGTATTTAAAGATGACGTTATAGGTATTGATAGTGAGATTTATGTAGGGGAATTTGCAACCCGTTTTAAAACGACAGATATCGAAAAGATGGTATTCAAAGCCTCGGACATGGTGTTGAGCGATTCACGAGTGAAACTTATTAAAAACAAAAAAGGACAAAATGATGAAAAAGAAGAGAGTCCAAAAACTACCATTTTACCCAAGTTTTCAGCTGAAAGTATTGTATTAACTAACACGGAGTTGTATTACCAATCACAGCCTGATAAAATTAGTACAGCTCTTAATTTTTCAGATTTTCAAATAATACAACCGAATTTAAACTTACAGGATAAGGAGATTACTATAAACGATATACTACTCAAAGATTCACAATTCAATGTAGAAACCTCGGCCACAACTAAAGATAGTAGTACTACATCCAAAGCGGAAAATCCACAACCCTTTACATGGCCAGAAATCACCTTAAACATTGCAAAGATTGATTTTAGTAATAACCAATTTAGCTATCGTGTAGCCAATACGATTTCTAAAGCACCCTCTTTTGATGTTAATAACATTAAGTTAAGTGATTTGTCGCTGAACCTCACAGATTTGCTGTTCAAAGAAAAAAAAGCGTCACTAGCACTCAATAAATTTAGATTCAATGAAGCCTCGGGCCTTAACTTAAAACAGTTCGGTGTAAGCTTAGATATGGATGACAACCACTTACACCTAAACAACCTCAAATTGCAAATGAATAATAATGTAATAGAAGGAAAAGCAGGTGTAAAATATCCCTCTGTTTCAGCATTTTTGCAAGTACCAGAAAAAGCTATGTACAAGCTGTCCGTTCCTGTTATCCGACTAGACATAGAAGAGGTATTGGCATTGCAGCCCAAATTAAAAAACAACGACTATTTAAAAACGCTGAGCGAGAAGCCATTATCAGGACAATTGGAAGTTTCTGGAGACCTTCTTAGGATGCATGTAGAAAACACACAATTAAATTGGGGAGAGAACACACGTATCACAGCTTCTGCGACCATAGAAAATATGATAAGACCGAAGGAGTTAGAATTTACGATTCCTTCCTTACAAATTTCTTCAACACGTTCAGATTTTTTACAGTTTGCCGATGAAAAGAAGTTGAATATTCGTTTTCCAGATAGCATCTCTCTTAAAGCAAATGCAAAAGGAACACTGAACAATGTAGTAACAGAAGCAACACTAACCACTACACAAGGTATAGTCAATGCCACTGCTAAACTATCAAATCAAAATACCTTTCGTTACGATGCTTCACTTACGACTCATAATGTAGAGTTGGGTACGCTTTTCAACAATCCACAAATAGGTGCTTTAGACCTCAGTTTAAAATCCAGTGGTAGTGGAAAGAACATAAATAACCTCAATGTATTTTTAGACACAAATATTTCGAAACTAACCCTGAATAACTACAGCATAAAAGACCTTGCCATCAATGGAAAAATTAAAAGAGGTAAAGGGAAGATAACATCCACATACAAAGATAAAAACCTCAACTTTACGCTAGATTCTTTTGTGGTACTAGACAGTATAGCGCCAAAAATTAAAGCCGAGCTAAACCTTATTGGAGCCAATTTACAAAGGCTAGGATTAATGCAAAGAGACGTTAAAACAGCGATGAAGATTCATGCCAATTTTAAAGGCAACGTAAACGCTTTTGATGCCACTACAAAAATTACCGATGGTACCATCGTGTACGATAACAACACCTATATTTTAGACGATTTTAATGCAAGAGCTCATACGACAAAAGACACAACTTCGGTGTTAGTTCGGAATAAAATGTTGAATTTAGATTTAAAATCGAACAGCAATCCGCAAGCATTTACCAAAGCACTGAAAAGGCATATCTTAAGTTACTTTTACAGAGACGTTGAAGTATTAGATTCGGTTAAAAACCCTGTAAAGTTACAATTAGAAGGTAAACTATCGCAATCACCAGTATTGAAAGATGTTTTTTTCGTAAACGCAAAAGACTTAGATACCATTTCTGTTTTTATAAATTTTGATGAAAAGGCGAGACGTTTTAAAACCAATATCACCGCACCACACATACAATATGGTAACAATTCTTTAGACAGCTTGGTGTTTGCGATGGATACCAACCCAAAAGATTTTAAGTTTAACTTAGGAATCAAAGGTGTTACTTCTGGCGTATTTGAGATTCCTACAACAAAGATCACAGGCGAACAAAACAATCACGAACTAGCCCTAAAATTTTTAGCCTATACGGAAGAAGCAAAACTTACCGAAATTAACGCTCAAATTACAGGTAATAGAAAACGTTTGGCGTTGAATATAAATCCAGATAACTTAACCATCAACAAAAATAAATGGACCATACCTAAAAATAACGAAATAGTACTATCTAACGAGCAGTTATCATTTCATAATTTTAAAATTTCAAAAGGAAAGCAATCTATTGAATTAACCAACCAACTACCTAATATTACGAAACCGCATTCCGCCATAACCTTTGAAAAATTTCAGCTCAGTGAGTTACTTGACTATTTCAATCCGAAAATTCAACTCGCAACGGGAGCGTTAAATGGTAGTTTTGTACTCGAAAACACTTCATCAGGAACAGGTATTGTAGCAGATGTAGGCATCACTAATTTTAAACTACTCAACACAAATCTAGGTGAATTTAATCTTAGCGGAAACCCACGGTCAGAAAATCATTACACCTTTAACGCGGGGCTTAAAAAAGGAGATGTTGATCTTGATTTGACAGGTGATTATTTCATCAAAAAGAAAGCATCAGAACTAGATATAGACGTTAACATCAATACTTTTAAGATGAAAGCTCTCAATAGCTTGTCTTTGGGTAAAATTAAAGAGGGTAATGGTCAGTTTTCAGGAAAGTTCAAAATTTCGGGTACTACATCTGCACCGAAGTACGAAGGCACTTTGGCGTTTAGCGATGCCGGATTTACACTTACTGCGTTCAATACCCCATTTACAATGGAAGACGAAACCCTAAGTATAGACAATAGTGGTATTGCGATGACGAACTTTACGCTAAAAGATGCCAATAGCAATACGCTCGTACTCTCTGGAAAAATTGGAACCGAGAGCTTTATGAATCCAACCTTCGACTTAACATTGAAAGCAACTGATTTTCAAGTGCTCAATGCCAGTAAAAAAGATAACAATACATTGTATGGTACTGCATTTTTTGATGCAAACGCAACACTAAGCGGTGATTTACAAATTCCGAAATTACGTGCCGATATCACCGTAGATGAGCGAACAAACCTTACCTACGTACTACCTTCAACAGTAGCCAATATCGAAGAGCGTGATGGGGTAGTGGTATTTGTAAACCGAGAAAACCCAGACGCTATACTTACACAAACCACAGAAGAAACAGCAACAGTAAAAGGATTTGATATTGCGACAGCATTAAAACTCAATAGAGGTGCAGCAGCAACAGTAATTATTAACAAAGATACAGGCGATAATTTTAAAGTCGCAGGAGAGGGAGATTTAAACCTAAAAATGTCGCCTAATGGAGCTATCAACCTTTCAGGAGTTTATGAAGCATCACAAGGGCATTATGAGCTTAATTTGTACAATATTGTAAAGCGAAAATTTTTAATGTCGCCGGGAAGTCGAGTGACTTGGCTTGGCGATCCTTTTGGTGCAAAACTGGATGTAAGTGCTATCTATAATGTAGAAGCTTCGGCTTCAGGACTCATGGCTTCTCGTGTTTCTAGTGCAGGATCTTCGGTGCAAAACACCTATAAAACAGTACTGCCATTTAATGTATTCCTGAATATAGACGGTGAGCTATTGCGCCCAAAAATTTCATTTGGTTTAGATATGCCAGAAGAAGAGCACGGTGCGCTCGGTGGTCAAATATACGCACGCGTTCAGGAGCTGAATCAACAAAAAGCAGAACTCAATCAACAGGTATTTTCTTTATTATTATTCAACAGGTTTTATTCAAACTCAGTAAGCGATGGTAGTGCTGGCGGATTTGAAACCTTGGCGCGCAACAATGTGAACGATGCGATATCGCAGCAACTCAACCGCTTTTCTGAAAAACTACTAGGCAAATCGGGCATTGAACTCGACTTTGGTATTGACAGTTATACCGATTATCAAGGAAATACCGCCACCGAGCGGACTCAGTTAGACATTGCCGTTGAGAAAAAATTATTAGACGATAGGCTCATTGTTAGGGTTGGTAGTGAGGTAGATATACAAGGTAGCGACCCCTCTGGTGAAGCAACGCCGCTTATTGGTAACGTAAGTTTGGAGTACATGCTTTCTGAAGATGGAACTTACCGCCTAAAAGGCTTTAGAAAAAATGAGTTTGAAAATGTAATTGATGGGCAAACCATCGTTAGTGGCATAGGCTTGCTATTTACCAAAGAATTTAATCAATTTAAAGAACTTTGGAATAGCCTTTTCAAATCTAAAAAAGAAAAGAACGCAAACACGAAACAATAA
- a CDS encoding zinc ribbon domain-containing protein, which yields MNKPLNYTCPKCHNNTYEVAEMRATGGTLSKIFDVQNKKFTSVTCKRCSYTEFYKAKTGALSNIFDFFTS from the coding sequence ATGAATAAGCCATTAAACTACACCTGTCCGAAATGTCATAACAATACCTACGAAGTAGCAGAAATGAGAGCTACAGGAGGTACCTTGTCTAAAATTTTTGATGTTCAAAACAAAAAATTTACCAGTGTAACCTGCAAAAGATGTAGTTATACCGAGTTTTACAAGGCAAAAACAGGGGCATTGAGTAATATTTTTGATTTCTTTACGAGTTAA
- the folB gene encoding dihydroneopterin aldolase, with product MGIIRVNDIRLFTNHGCLEEEAKIGSEYRVDVEVKADLQKSAETDELVDTVDYVHLNKIVKEEMAIRSKLLEHVAQRIIDRIFKEIQLVDEVEVSVAKINPPIGGNVAEVVIVLSDVRKK from the coding sequence ATGGGAATTATACGTGTAAACGACATCCGACTATTTACCAATCACGGATGTTTAGAAGAAGAAGCGAAAATAGGTTCTGAATACCGAGTAGATGTAGAGGTAAAAGCCGATTTACAAAAGTCGGCAGAAACAGACGAATTGGTTGATACGGTAGACTATGTGCATCTGAATAAAATTGTAAAAGAAGAAATGGCAATACGCTCTAAACTCTTAGAGCATGTAGCACAGCGGATTATAGATAGAATCTTTAAAGAAATACAACTCGTTGACGAGGTGGAAGTTAGCGTGGCAAAAATCAATCCACCTATAGGCGGTAATGTTGCTGAGGTAGTTATTGTGTTATCCGATGTGCGTAAAAAGTAA
- the tamL gene encoding translocation and assembly module lipoprotein TamL, translating into MKKHLTYYLQTVFLAILLGSCSVQKYIPENERLYTGAAITIEADSTVQKVDELKTELEKVLRPEPNSTFLGMRLGLFYYYKNQQEKTGFINRWLYKKFGEEPVYQSDVKTYEVEDLLQNRLYNRGFFFSSITNSFQEQEKEAEVSYKIKVPAPYTIGTFQLDTLPLPIYNDVKQALVNSPIKNGMRFDLSSLKQERKRVHSQLMKKGYYNFNPDFLVFEADTNRYDNRKFDLFLKLKAKTPQKAIIPYRLENINIYTNKNVQDSTKMQVERFHEKNYFQNSLFFKPKHLDKFITLKNGMLYDPEISKNTARRLSSIGAYKYVNIQYNELDSLLTDSIASLEANIYLSPLTKRALQAELQVVTKSNNFTGPNLALTYSNRNLFKGGETLNISTNIGYETQFASGSDAGLNSIELGLKGELIFPRLIEPFGINDAAFKYAIPKTKTSLGLDYLSRSKLYKLLSANALFGYTWDANRYTTYEFNPISLNYTSLLNSSEEFETILENNPFLKRSFEQQFIFGLTFSYIYNEMIDANKQTPFYLQTTLDVAGNAISLLSKQKNEGEPKQVFGLEYAQYAKLDVDARLHFNFGKNNRQTLATRLFAGYGLAYGNSDVVPFVKQYFSGGPYSVRAFRIRSLGPGTYNENEDELSDGTFFDQTGNIRLEANAEYRFPIVSFFKGAFFVDAGNVWNSKPNPLFNGKDTFSSNFINELGIGAGAGLRIDVQGFVVRFDLAVPLHDPSLPKQERWDFQADKSVLNFAIGYSF; encoded by the coding sequence TTGAAGAAACACCTCACATATTATCTACAAACTGTTTTCTTAGCGATACTCTTAGGGTCGTGTAGTGTACAAAAGTATATACCCGAAAATGAACGTTTGTATACAGGGGCAGCTATTACTATTGAAGCAGACTCAACCGTACAAAAAGTAGATGAGTTAAAAACAGAACTAGAAAAGGTATTGCGACCAGAGCCCAATTCAACGTTTTTAGGTATGCGGCTAGGCTTGTTTTATTATTACAAAAATCAACAAGAGAAAACTGGATTTATCAATCGTTGGTTGTATAAAAAATTCGGAGAAGAACCAGTATATCAATCAGATGTTAAAACGTATGAGGTTGAAGATCTTTTGCAAAACCGATTGTATAACAGAGGTTTTTTCTTCAGTAGTATTACCAATTCTTTTCAAGAGCAAGAAAAAGAAGCTGAGGTGAGTTATAAGATTAAAGTACCAGCCCCCTATACCATAGGAACATTTCAGTTAGATACTTTACCCTTACCTATATATAACGATGTGAAGCAAGCTCTGGTTAATTCACCTATAAAAAACGGGATGCGTTTCGATTTGTCTTCGTTAAAACAAGAAAGAAAGCGTGTTCATAGTCAATTAATGAAGAAAGGCTATTATAATTTCAATCCTGATTTTCTCGTTTTTGAAGCAGACACCAATCGGTATGACAACAGAAAATTTGATTTGTTTTTAAAGCTGAAGGCAAAAACGCCCCAAAAAGCAATCATTCCTTATCGCTTAGAAAACATCAATATATACACCAACAAGAACGTTCAAGACTCGACTAAAATGCAAGTGGAGCGCTTTCATGAGAAGAATTATTTTCAAAACAGCTTGTTTTTTAAACCAAAGCACCTTGATAAATTCATCACCTTAAAAAACGGAATGTTGTACGACCCAGAGATTTCTAAAAACACAGCACGCCGACTATCCTCTATAGGTGCTTACAAATACGTTAATATTCAGTACAACGAATTAGATAGTTTATTAACCGACAGTATTGCTAGCCTTGAAGCCAACATCTATTTATCACCATTAACCAAAAGAGCACTGCAAGCAGAATTGCAAGTGGTAACGAAATCTAATAATTTTACAGGTCCCAATTTGGCATTAACGTACAGCAATCGCAATTTGTTTAAAGGAGGTGAAACACTAAATATAAGCACCAATATTGGGTATGAAACTCAGTTTGCTAGTGGTAGCGATGCGGGATTAAACAGTATCGAATTAGGTTTAAAGGGAGAACTTATTTTTCCTCGGCTCATAGAGCCCTTTGGTATTAACGATGCAGCTTTTAAGTATGCAATACCTAAAACCAAAACAAGTTTGGGATTAGATTATCTAAGTCGAAGTAAACTGTATAAGCTGCTTTCTGCTAACGCACTCTTTGGGTATACTTGGGATGCCAATCGGTATACTACCTACGAATTCAACCCAATATCTTTGAATTATACCAGCTTATTGAATTCGAGCGAAGAGTTTGAAACTATTTTAGAGAATAACCCTTTTTTAAAGCGAAGTTTTGAGCAGCAATTTATTTTCGGATTGACATTTTCCTATATCTACAACGAAATGATAGATGCAAATAAGCAAACGCCGTTTTATTTGCAGACTACTCTAGACGTTGCTGGAAATGCGATTAGCTTGTTAAGTAAGCAAAAAAATGAGGGAGAACCGAAGCAAGTTTTTGGGTTGGAATATGCTCAGTATGCTAAATTAGATGTAGATGCTAGACTTCATTTCAATTTTGGAAAGAATAACCGTCAAACCCTTGCTACTCGATTGTTTGCAGGATACGGATTGGCTTACGGAAATTCTGACGTGGTTCCTTTTGTGAAACAATACTTTTCGGGAGGTCCGTACAGTGTGCGAGCTTTTAGAATTCGATCTTTAGGACCGGGAACCTACAATGAAAATGAAGATGAGCTAAGCGATGGTACTTTTTTCGACCAAACAGGAAACATTCGTTTGGAGGCTAATGCCGAATACCGATTTCCTATAGTTTCTTTTTTTAAAGGAGCCTTTTTTGTAGATGCTGGGAATGTATGGAATTCAAAGCCCAATCCGTTGTTTAACGGAAAAGACACCTTTTCGTCGAATTTTATAAATGAGCTAGGTATTGGGGCAGGTGCAGGATTGCGCATAGACGTGCAAGGTTTTGTGGTTCGTTTTGATTTGGCGGTGCCTTTACACGATCCGTCTTTACCCAAACAAGAACGATGGGATTTTCAAGCAGATAAGTCAGTTCTTAACTTTGCTATTGGGTATTCGTTTTAA
- a CDS encoding S8 family serine peptidase: MKFQKFLRTAFLVLVILLAFSCEKKKYSRIQLSYTISNKQKPLEKDNLKNWHFKDVIIDTISGISLNRAYDSLLIHKRGKEVVVAIIDMAVDVTHKELENHIWVNIDEIPNNTKDDDDNGYIDDVNGWNFLNNKTGENNEFVNYEYTRILKKYNSKFQNKTINEVRSEDSLLFVKYKRALEAHTNRLKYAKEDSTYITNVSKWKSEAEHTVEKFITIEKQTLERLDSLKNIYPKNDKLQTAIHRKSNFIKYGFTDDYIEDYKLKAESRISKLLNTNFDDRKVQGDDSEDINDLEYGTPNFNVNTSLLDHGTKIAGIITNIGLNKEIKIIPLAISAYGDEHDKDISLAIRYAVNNGAKVINMSFYKTFILNKKWVDDAIRYAEKNNVLIINCAGNDDFNLNENQNYPTDQDHNSSVEISDNFLKIGASGVYLDEKLKYSSSNYGKKEVDLFAPGYKVYTTYPNNENGYMGGTSSGAAITSGVAALIYSYYPNLTASQIKHILMDSGLEYTFEVSTPTKEDKNKTTPFNQLSKSGKVLNAYNALIMADSISRN, encoded by the coding sequence ATGAAATTCCAAAAGTTTTTAAGAACTGCTTTTCTCGTATTAGTAATATTATTAGCTTTTTCATGTGAAAAAAAGAAATATTCTAGAATTCAGCTTTCCTACACTATATCAAACAAACAAAAACCGTTAGAAAAAGATAATTTGAAAAACTGGCATTTTAAGGATGTCATTATCGATACAATTTCTGGTATAAGTTTGAATAGAGCATATGACAGCCTGTTGATACATAAAAGAGGAAAAGAAGTCGTCGTCGCTATAATTGATATGGCTGTAGATGTAACTCACAAAGAACTAGAAAATCATATTTGGGTTAACATTGATGAGATTCCAAATAATACTAAAGATGATGATGATAATGGTTATATTGACGACGTCAATGGTTGGAATTTCCTTAATAATAAAACAGGAGAAAATAATGAATTTGTAAACTATGAATACACACGGATTTTAAAAAAGTATAATTCAAAATTTCAAAATAAAACAATCAATGAGGTTAGGTCTGAAGATTCATTACTTTTTGTAAAATACAAAAGAGCACTCGAAGCTCATACTAATAGATTAAAATATGCCAAAGAGGATTCAACATACATTACTAATGTTTCAAAATGGAAAAGTGAGGCAGAGCATACTGTTGAAAAGTTTATTACTATTGAAAAGCAAACTTTAGAAAGGTTGGATAGCTTGAAAAATATCTATCCTAAAAATGATAAATTACAAACTGCAATACATCGAAAATCTAATTTTATTAAATACGGATTTACAGATGATTATATTGAAGATTATAAGTTAAAAGCAGAAAGCAGAATAAGCAAGCTACTAAATACCAATTTCGATGACAGAAAAGTCCAAGGAGATGATTCAGAAGATATAAACGATCTTGAATATGGAACACCTAATTTTAATGTTAACACCTCATTACTAGACCATGGAACTAAAATTGCAGGTATAATTACCAACATAGGTCTAAACAAAGAGATTAAAATAATTCCTTTAGCTATATCCGCTTATGGTGATGAGCATGATAAAGATATCTCCTTAGCTATTAGGTACGCTGTAAATAATGGAGCAAAAGTCATTAATATGAGTTTTTATAAAACGTTTATCTTGAACAAAAAATGGGTTGATGATGCTATAAGATATGCAGAAAAGAATAATGTCTTAATTATTAACTGTGCAGGGAATGATGACTTTAACTTAAATGAAAATCAAAATTATCCAACAGACCAAGATCATAACAGCAGTGTTGAAATTTCAGATAATTTCTTGAAAATAGGAGCATCAGGAGTTTATTTAGATGAGAAGTTGAAATATTCATCTAGTAATTATGGAAAGAAAGAAGTCGATCTTTTTGCTCCTGGATATAAAGTTTATACGACTTATCCAAATAATGAAAATGGTTATATGGGCGGAACATCATCAGGTGCAGCAATCACTTCAGGTGTGGCAGCATTAATCTATTCGTATTACCCTAACTTAACAGCTTCTCAAATAAAGCATATTTTAATGGACTCTGGTTTAGAATATACTTTTGAAGTAAGCACACCAACCAAAGAAGATAAAAACAAAACCACACCCTTTAATCAACTATCAAAATCAGGAAAAGTTTTAAACGCATATAATGCACTAATCATGGCAGATAGTATTTCTAGAAACTAA